Proteins from a single region of Juglans microcarpa x Juglans regia isolate MS1-56 chromosome 5S, Jm3101_v1.0, whole genome shotgun sequence:
- the LOC121266924 gene encoding uncharacterized protein LOC121266924, whose product MDIQARIGSIITSRTFCSRKRKASSSASSSSSPYSPLRLFCSRSSREDDNNDNKGDKYSTDWDKAWSNFRKQGKKTLFSQFSPNKYVTWNPSRSNYPPSEEVDPIKRTERSNLMLWTSPKFTLAGAIVIVTFLLVYTILAPVK is encoded by the exons ATGGATATTCAAGCTCGAATCGGGAGCATAATAACATCCCGCACCTTCTGCTCTAGAAAGCGTAAAGCTTCTTCTTCcgcttcttcatcatcttctccgTATTCCCCTCTCAGATTGTTCTGTTCGAGGAGTTCTCGAGAAGACGATAACAACGATAATAAAG GTGATAAATACTCGACGGACTGGGATAAGGCCTGGTCTAACTTTAGAAAGCAAGGGAAAAAGACCCTCTTCTCACAGTTTTCTCCCAATAAGTACGTTACCTGGAACCCTAGTCGTTCAAACTACCCACCGTCTGAGGAAGTTGATCCCATCAAGAGAACAGAGAGGTCGAATCTCATGTTATGGACTAGTCCTAAGTTTACTCTGGCAGGGGCCATTGTTATAGTCACATTTCTTTTGGTTTACACCATACTTGCACCTGTCAAGTGA